One window from the genome of Entelurus aequoreus isolate RoL-2023_Sb linkage group LG04, RoL_Eaeq_v1.1, whole genome shotgun sequence encodes:
- the LOC133648573 gene encoding mitochondrial peptide methionine sulfoxide reductase-like — protein MVSSSSRLRLVWRHLVNTRMGDMASKTQMPSPEAALPGRAEALRVSAKHDVNGNRTIPPFPEDTHMVMFGMGCFWGAERKFWREKGVYSTQVGYAGGHSPNPTYKEVCSGMTGHAEVVRVVFHPNQISFASLLKVFWESHNPTQGMRQGNDVGTTYRSAIYAYTQQQLKEALASRDQYQKALTEEGFGVITTEIAEGKDFYYAEDYHQQYLNKNPQGYCGLGSTGVSCPMGIKEKA, from the exons ATGGTCTCTTCTTCCTCCAGGCTCCGTCTGGTGTGGCGACATTTAGTAAACACTCGAATGGGAGACATGGCCTCCAAAACTCAGATGCCAAGCCCGGAAGCAGCGCTGCCCGGTCGGGCTGAAGCCCTCAGAGTCTCTG CCAAACACGACGTGAACGGTAACAGGACCATTCCTCCTTTCCCAGAAGACACACACATGGTTATGTTTG GCATGGGTTGCTTCTGGGGGGCAGAGAGAAAGTTTTGGAGGGAGAAAGGAGTTTATTCCACTCAGGTTGGCTACGCGGGAGGGCACTCACCCAACCCCACCTACAAGGAAGTGTGCTCAG GCATGACGGGCCATGCTGAGGTGGTCAGAGTGGTCTTCCATCCAAACCAGATCTCCTTCGCCAGCCTGCTCAAAGTCTTCTGGGAGAGCCACAATCCCACTCAAG GCATGCGTCAGGGCAACGATGTGGGGACGACGTACCGCTCGGCCATCTATGCCTACACACAGCAGCAGCTGAAGGAGGCGCTGGCGTCCCGAGATCAGTACCAAAAG GCTCTGACTGAGGAAGGTTTTGGAGTCATCACAACAGAGATAGCAGAGGGCAAAGACTTTTACTATGCTGAGGACTACCACCAGCAGTACCTGAATAAAAACCCACAAGGCTACTGTGGGCTGGGCTCCACAGGAGTCTCCTGTCCAATGGGAATCAAGGAGAAGGCCTAG